One genomic region from Cardinium endosymbiont of Dermatophagoides farinae encodes:
- a CDS encoding Smr/MutS family protein encodes MAILVGSYVRIKNQSAIGQVIDIHLHKALIAFGKLHFYLPLEAVEAVAPAPSIGTMPVKTITMRAPSTAADPILDLHGFNKAQALCALEKFLDRSLLLGHNRLKIIHGQGKGILRSAIRSYLKSHPSVKEVTVKSPIHCMNGMTIVEI; translated from the coding sequence ATGGCCATTTTGGTTGGTAGCTATGTACGGATTAAAAATCAATCTGCCATAGGTCAAGTAATAGATATACACCTGCATAAAGCATTGATTGCTTTTGGAAAGCTGCACTTTTATCTTCCACTTGAGGCGGTTGAGGCAGTAGCACCTGCCCCATCTATTGGAACGATGCCAGTCAAAACCATTACGATGCGCGCACCATCTACAGCAGCCGATCCAATACTTGATCTGCATGGTTTCAATAAGGCCCAAGCACTGTGTGCATTAGAAAAATTTCTAGACCGCTCATTGTTATTGGGTCACAATCGATTAAAAATCATCCATGGACAGGGAAAGGGCATTTTGCGTAGCGCCATACGGAGCTATTTAAAAAGCCATCCCTCCGTAAAAGAGGTAACGGTAAAGAGTCCAATACACTGTATGAACGGCATGACAATAGTTGAAATATAG
- a CDS encoding DUF4296 domain-containing protein, giving the protein MKKIAAIFLASSLLLYWVGKPTLTRIFTDHRPTTIINEVAFVHVVRDLELLNSWLLNSYYPQETIDRLRHQNHQKILTLHGVDQQAFKASVNYYLENSLDRAVKVYDKVYVALEGLSA; this is encoded by the coding sequence ATGAAAAAAATAGCTGCTATTTTCTTAGCATCATCGCTATTATTATATTGGGTAGGTAAGCCAACGCTTACACGTATCTTTACCGATCATCGGCCTACCACTATAATCAATGAAGTCGCTTTTGTCCATGTGGTAAGGGATTTGGAACTGCTTAATAGTTGGTTACTCAACAGCTACTACCCTCAAGAAACGATAGATAGACTGCGTCATCAAAACCATCAAAAAATATTAACATTACATGGGGTGGATCAGCAAGCCTTTAAAGCAAGTGTAAACTATTATTTAGAAAACTCTTTGGACAGGGCAGTTAAGGTATATGACAAAGTTTATGTAGCTTTAGAGGGGCTGTCTGCTTAG
- a CDS encoding DUF3822 family protein, whose translation MEVYPKKILSVVHPRKFNFDKSTNYHLSINIGDGLIKVCCIEHATQACLLLGIYALPLDKNHPSYIKSLEQLYNQDFFLIKKNWRSVTLSISNQKFTLLPHLLLSTKDLLHYMHVACGVDTNDEVISFTHPLAKVSVVFSENAAVLDWFRKRYTGSNFHVIHQANAIIEGSQIECLPKTELFVWLAVDYLYIVVHNKRQLRYCNLFTYKTSDDFLTYLSAVIQVMQLEPTSCPLLVSGCIEKKSLAYRRLKAYMPKTTLKTKINFLHANPYVFKASGTSPMLYFDVISSFLCHTHSNACS comes from the coding sequence ATGGAAGTCTACCCAAAAAAAATTCTTTCTGTTGTTCATCCAAGAAAATTTAACTTTGATAAAAGCACCAACTACCACTTGTCTATTAATATAGGCGATGGCCTGATTAAAGTATGTTGTATAGAACATGCTACGCAAGCATGCTTATTGCTGGGCATATATGCACTTCCGCTCGATAAAAACCATCCAAGCTATATTAAAAGCTTAGAACAACTTTATAATCAAGATTTTTTTCTCATTAAAAAGAATTGGCGTTCTGTTACGTTATCTATTTCAAATCAAAAGTTTACCCTGTTGCCTCATCTGCTGCTTAGCACAAAAGATTTGTTGCACTATATGCATGTTGCTTGTGGTGTAGATACAAATGATGAAGTGATCTCTTTTACCCATCCATTGGCGAAAGTGTCCGTTGTCTTTTCAGAAAATGCTGCTGTATTAGATTGGTTTAGAAAACGCTATACGGGTAGTAATTTTCATGTTATCCATCAGGCCAATGCAATTATAGAAGGATCCCAGATAGAATGCCTACCTAAAACGGAATTATTTGTCTGGTTGGCAGTAGATTATTTATATATAGTGGTCCATAATAAAAGACAATTACGCTATTGTAATCTTTTTACTTATAAAACATCCGATGACTTTTTAACCTATCTATCGGCTGTAATCCAAGTGATGCAGTTGGAACCTACTTCCTGTCCACTACTGGTGAGTGGATGTATTGAAAAAAAGTCATTGGCCTATCGTCGGTTAAAAGCATATATGCCAAAGACTACATTAAAAACTAAGATTAACTTTTTACATGCCAATCCATATGTTTTTAAAGCAAGTGGCACTTCGCCTATGTTGTATTTTGACGTGATCAGCAGTTTCCTTTGTCATACCCATAGCAACGCATGCTCATAA
- the tsaB gene encoding tRNA (adenosine(37)-N6)-threonylcarbamoyltransferase complex dimerization subunit type 1 TsaB, with product MSLILSIETATAACSVALHHTGKLIGHTTLFTDRSHSEYLMPIIEDLLKNSNYDRGSLAAIAISGGPGSFTGLRIGTAVAKGLCYGLAIPLISVGTLEAMAYGMRSFVDKETLLCPALEARRTAIYTLIADQAGQIKRPAHVALLDSKVYRDALPCQSLLFFGDGVPKCKTFLMEDKKIHYIEQQVVPSAIQIGYLAFLKFQKQLWEDMASYTPYYLSQFQ from the coding sequence ATGTCTCTTATTTTAAGCATTGAAACTGCTACAGCGGCTTGTTCTGTCGCGTTACACCATACTGGTAAGCTTATAGGCCATACCACACTTTTCACTGATCGTTCCCATTCGGAATACCTGATGCCTATTATAGAAGATTTATTAAAGAATAGTAACTATGATCGTGGGTCATTAGCTGCCATAGCCATTTCTGGTGGTCCTGGTTCTTTCACTGGGTTACGGATTGGCACTGCAGTTGCCAAAGGGCTTTGCTATGGGTTAGCCATTCCACTGATCTCAGTTGGTACATTAGAAGCCATGGCCTATGGGATGCGTTCATTTGTCGATAAGGAGACTTTGTTATGCCCCGCTCTTGAAGCCAGAAGAACCGCTATTTATACCCTTATCGCTGACCAAGCAGGGCAAATCAAACGTCCTGCCCATGTAGCATTGTTAGATAGTAAGGTATATAGAGATGCACTTCCCTGCCAATCCCTACTCTTTTTTGGAGATGGCGTTCCAAAATGCAAAACATTTCTTATGGAAGACAAAAAGATTCATTATATAGAGCAGCAGGTAGTGCCTTCTGCTATACAAATAGGCTATTTGGCTTTTTTGAAGTTTCAAAAGCAGCTTTGGGAAGATATGGCTAGTTATACACCCTATTATTTAAGCCAATTTCAGTAG
- a CDS encoding outer membrane beta-barrel protein has protein sequence MKGIKKTLMAGLLTCAALNHAHEAKAEANPLSYGFHLSGTISSAIGCSDEAKFGAKKAEPKFFDNLWFSPKIYVEYALADYFGMRLDVLYMRQGGTLEAEEEKNDDNSSSSSKSSISMAAHSVGIGLHACFYPLSLDGEDGAFRAMLGGSVSMPFKETYEKNGKDFTVDEGKKNELAGLDIAAVGTLGYEFPIGLTIEAQYRYNFLNRFKTEGDKEQTVFDNISKLKQLHTQSIALGVGYNFAALFSE, from the coding sequence ATGAAAGGAATCAAAAAAACTTTAATGGCAGGTCTATTGACTTGCGCTGCGTTGAATCATGCACACGAGGCAAAGGCGGAAGCGAATCCGTTGAGTTATGGTTTTCACCTTAGTGGAACTATATCCTCTGCTATAGGATGTAGTGATGAGGCTAAATTTGGTGCAAAAAAAGCAGAGCCTAAGTTCTTCGATAACCTATGGTTTTCTCCTAAAATTTATGTAGAATATGCACTTGCAGATTATTTCGGTATGAGGCTCGATGTTCTTTATATGAGGCAAGGAGGTACGCTGGAAGCAGAGGAGGAAAAAAATGATGACAATTCGAGCAGCTCTAGTAAATCATCTATTAGTATGGCTGCTCATAGTGTTGGTATAGGATTGCATGCATGCTTTTACCCACTTAGTCTAGATGGAGAAGATGGTGCTTTTAGAGCTATGCTAGGCGGTTCTGTTTCTATGCCGTTCAAAGAAACCTATGAGAAAAATGGTAAAGACTTCACAGTTGATGAGGGTAAAAAGAATGAACTAGCAGGCCTTGATATAGCTGCTGTTGGTACGCTTGGATATGAATTCCCTATTGGATTGACTATTGAAGCTCAATATAGATATAACTTTTTAAATAGATTTAAAACAGAAGGCGATAAAGAACAAACTGTATTCGACAATATATCCAAATTAAAGCAACTTCACACGCAATCTATAGCCCTTGGAGTAGGTTATAACTTTGCTGCTTTGTTCTCTGAGTAA